The following are encoded in a window of Ensifer adhaerens genomic DNA:
- a CDS encoding TIM barrel protein, producing the protein MTETTFDALSSPDWRAKIATLSGPARARLAERARNAPLFAHAYAFHLNMRFGAVTPLQLAEFAYEQRLVGLKVHVEDGEAASLAGMSDAALSEYGAAVEQFGLELHIETSTTQETGLFDAVRIALATGATSLRCYPRYEGRVSEIVSQTIVDLRRLETFDPEGRLRYTLEQHEDLKSEELIGIVKAVANPRLGLLFDFGNMINAYELPLPALAAQAPYVTEVHVKDCLVQQDRDGWAHLACQTGTGHLPLHAMFVDLLLLGQDRPQVLSFGLEEEEGYFAPALRFPSEESDPFIAARSASFTDIGTTDLGARLSQEAIAAHRQLETVRTMLNQIAAEALRIDR; encoded by the coding sequence TTGACCGAAACGACGTTTGACGCTCTGTCGTCGCCGGACTGGCGCGCAAAAATTGCCACCCTTTCCGGCCCGGCCCGCGCCCGGCTGGCGGAGCGGGCGCGCAACGCGCCGCTGTTTGCGCACGCCTATGCCTTTCATCTCAACATGCGTTTTGGCGCAGTGACACCGCTGCAGCTTGCCGAATTCGCCTATGAGCAGCGGCTCGTCGGCCTCAAGGTCCATGTCGAGGACGGCGAGGCAGCCAGTCTCGCCGGTATGTCAGACGCAGCGCTTTCTGAATATGGTGCCGCAGTCGAGCAGTTCGGACTGGAGCTCCATATCGAGACCAGCACGACGCAGGAGACAGGTCTCTTTGATGCGGTACGTATCGCGCTTGCCACTGGCGCGACGTCGCTGCGTTGCTATCCGCGCTACGAGGGACGCGTCTCGGAAATTGTCTCACAAACGATTGTTGATCTGCGACGATTGGAGACCTTCGATCCCGAGGGGCGGCTTCGCTACACGCTCGAACAGCACGAGGACCTGAAGTCGGAGGAGCTGATCGGCATCGTGAAGGCGGTCGCCAATCCGCGCCTCGGCCTGCTGTTCGACTTCGGCAACATGATTAATGCCTATGAGCTGCCGTTGCCGGCGCTTGCCGCACAGGCACCCTATGTGACCGAAGTGCATGTCAAAGACTGCCTCGTTCAGCAAGATCGCGACGGCTGGGCGCACCTCGCCTGCCAAACTGGCACCGGCCATCTGCCGCTGCATGCGATGTTCGTGGACCTGCTTCTGCTTGGCCAGGATCGTCCGCAGGTCTTAAGCTTCGGGCTCGAGGAAGAGGAGGGCTATTTCGCACCCGCCCTGCGCTTCCCCTCGGAGGAAAGCGACCCGTTCATCGCGGCTCGCTCCGCGAGCTTCACGGACATCGGGACCACTGACCTTGGCGCGCGGCTTAGCCAAGAGGCCATCGCCGCTCATCGGCAGCTCGAAACTGTAAGAACCATGCTCAATCAGATTGCTGCCGAAGCTTTGAGGATCGACCGATGA
- a CDS encoding inositol monophosphatase family protein, translated as MTHEPDCPPPYLTLAHAMADAAASVIRPHFRKRVVVDAKADSSPVTIADRDAEATMRRMIEAQFPNHGIRGEEFGACRTDAEWVWVLDPIDGTKSFISGSLAFGTQIALLHRGKPVLGMINQPITGERWFGIGSSATLNEEPIRTSEKTALGEAILYTSALEQFDRARHERFDALTAKVRFTRISHDCYAAGLLALGGIDLLVESNVFDYDILPQMPIILAAGGIVTDWDGQPLADATRYDTVLMAANADLHRAAVKILSRLG; from the coding sequence ATGACCCATGAGCCTGACTGCCCACCGCCCTACCTGACACTTGCGCACGCCATGGCCGATGCCGCAGCCAGCGTTATCCGTCCACACTTCCGCAAGCGTGTTGTCGTCGACGCCAAGGCAGACTCCAGCCCCGTCACCATTGCCGACCGCGACGCCGAGGCCACGATGCGGCGGATGATCGAGGCGCAGTTTCCCAACCACGGGATCAGGGGCGAAGAATTCGGCGCATGCCGAACGGATGCCGAATGGGTATGGGTGCTCGACCCGATCGACGGCACGAAGTCCTTCATCTCCGGCTCGCTCGCCTTCGGCACGCAGATCGCATTGCTCCATCGCGGCAAACCTGTCCTCGGCATGATCAATCAGCCGATCACCGGCGAACGATGGTTCGGCATAGGCTCCTCCGCGACCCTTAATGAGGAGCCTATCCGCACCAGCGAAAAGACCGCACTCGGCGAGGCGATCCTCTACACCTCGGCCCTTGAGCAGTTCGACCGCGCGCGCCACGAGCGCTTCGACGCCTTGACTGCCAAGGTACGCTTCACCCGCATATCTCATGATTGCTACGCGGCCGGGCTGCTGGCGCTGGGCGGCATCGACCTACTCGTCGAAAGCAATGTTTTCGACTACGACATCCTGCCACAGATGCCCATTATTCTGGCTGCAGGCGGCATCGTGACCGACTGGGATGGGCAGCCTCTTGCGGATGCGACACGGTACGACACCGTGTTGATGGCTGCAAACGCCGACCTCCATCGAGCCGCCGTGAAGATCCTTAGCCGGCTAGGATGA
- a CDS encoding LacI family DNA-binding transcriptional regulator has product MTDDIVSRDRGRKASRRGSGRPTIADVAKLAGVAAITVSRALRDPSLVSAELRAEIDTAVIQLGYAPDPNARALASARADVIGVLVPSLTNIVFADTLRGIYDGLGDGPLQIQMGNTHYSPREEERLIRMFLGQRPSALIVSGIDQTETTRKLLESADCPIVQIMEYGEDPVDMLVGFSHFDGGKVATNHLIEAGYRRIGFIGARMDPRSQRRLAGYRSALEAAQSFDPKLVTTTLTPSRVSLGGQLLADALAKVADLDAVFCNNDDLAMGVLFECQRAGIAVPHRMAICGFNDLDMMHVAYPSLTSIRTPRYEIGRQAVQMVLDRLAGLPIASPIVDLGFELKIRESTMQ; this is encoded by the coding sequence GTGACGGACGACATTGTCTCCAGAGACCGGGGCCGCAAGGCAAGCCGGCGCGGCAGTGGCAGGCCGACGATCGCCGACGTCGCCAAACTGGCCGGCGTCGCGGCGATCACCGTCTCGCGCGCGCTGCGCGACCCATCGCTCGTTTCGGCCGAACTGCGCGCCGAGATCGATACGGCGGTGATCCAGCTTGGCTATGCGCCCGATCCCAATGCTCGCGCGCTCGCGTCCGCGCGAGCCGATGTGATCGGCGTTCTCGTGCCGTCGCTGACGAACATCGTCTTCGCCGACACCCTTCGAGGCATCTATGACGGGCTCGGCGACGGCCCGCTGCAGATCCAGATGGGCAACACCCACTACTCTCCACGGGAAGAGGAACGGCTGATCCGGATGTTTTTGGGCCAGCGGCCATCGGCGTTGATCGTGTCCGGTATCGACCAGACCGAAACGACCCGCAAACTGCTCGAGAGCGCGGATTGCCCCATCGTGCAGATCATGGAATATGGCGAAGATCCGGTCGATATGCTGGTCGGCTTCTCCCACTTCGATGGCGGCAAGGTGGCCACCAATCATCTGATCGAGGCGGGATATCGCCGCATCGGCTTCATCGGCGCCCGAATGGATCCACGCTCGCAGCGCCGCCTCGCCGGCTACCGCTCGGCGCTCGAGGCCGCACAGTCCTTTGATCCCAAGCTGGTGACCACCACGTTGACGCCGTCTCGCGTCTCGCTCGGCGGGCAGCTCCTGGCCGACGCATTGGCAAAGGTCGCCGATCTCGACGCCGTCTTCTGCAACAATGATGACTTGGCCATGGGCGTGCTGTTTGAATGCCAAAGGGCAGGCATCGCCGTGCCGCACCGCATGGCAATTTGCGGCTTCAACGACCTCGACATGATGCACGTCGCCTATCCGTCCCTCACCAGCATCCGCACGCCGCGCTATGAAATCGGCCGACAGGCTGTACAGATGGTGCTTGATCGACTGGCTGGCCTGCCAATCGCATCGCCAATCGTTGACCTGGGCTTCGAGCTCAAGATACGTGAAAGTACGATGCAATGA
- a CDS encoding tautomerase family protein produces MPFVRITIVREVLGDDPSVKKAAIASKVVTAIAEATGLAEREISVVFDEVDARNWYVGNTDVETLRARNRQGST; encoded by the coding sequence ATGCCGTTCGTGCGGATCACCATCGTACGAGAGGTCCTCGGCGACGATCCTTCGGTCAAGAAAGCTGCGATCGCAAGCAAGGTCGTAACGGCGATTGCCGAAGCGACCGGGCTTGCCGAGCGTGAAATTTCCGTCGTCTTCGATGAGGTCGACGCAAGGAACTGGTACGTCGGCAACACCGATGTGGAGACCTTGCGCGCGCGCAACCGGCAGGGATCGACGTGA
- a CDS encoding SMP-30/gluconolactonase/LRE family protein, translating to MAEDFEIVDPRFARLVNHSARVEQLYTGCRWAEGPAYFAAGRYLVWSDIPNDRMLRYDETDGHVSVFRQPSNFSNGNTTDRQGRLVTCEHGGRRVTRTNHDGSITTIADRWNGKRLNSPNDVVVRSDGSIWFTDPAYGIESDYEGHKAESEIGACHVYRVDPATGAVTAVIKDMVRPNGLAFSLDERRLYVVDTGRTHGPDLPAHMRVFNVDETGTASGSEVFADCTAGLFDGFRLDDEGRIWTSARDGIHCYHPDGTLLGKVRVPENTANCVFGGPKRNILYICATSSLYAVRLMVNGARLY from the coding sequence ATGGCCGAGGATTTCGAGATCGTAGACCCGCGCTTTGCCCGGCTGGTCAACCACAGCGCCCGCGTGGAGCAGCTTTATACGGGGTGTCGCTGGGCCGAGGGGCCGGCCTATTTCGCCGCCGGACGCTATCTCGTCTGGTCGGACATCCCCAACGACCGGATGCTGCGCTATGACGAGACCGATGGGCATGTGAGCGTCTTCCGGCAGCCGTCGAACTTTTCAAACGGCAACACCACCGACCGGCAGGGCCGCCTGGTGACCTGCGAGCACGGCGGCCGCCGCGTGACCCGCACGAACCATGACGGCAGCATCACAACCATCGCCGATCGCTGGAACGGCAAGCGGCTCAACTCACCGAACGATGTCGTCGTGCGCTCCGACGGGTCGATCTGGTTTACCGATCCTGCCTACGGCATCGAGAGCGATTACGAAGGCCACAAGGCCGAAAGCGAAATCGGCGCCTGCCATGTCTATCGCGTCGACCCGGCGACGGGCGCGGTCACTGCCGTCATTAAAGACATGGTGCGGCCGAACGGCCTTGCCTTCTCCCTTGACGAAAGACGGCTCTACGTCGTCGACACCGGACGGACGCACGGCCCTGATCTTCCAGCGCATATGCGTGTCTTTAATGTTGATGAAACGGGTACCGCGTCGGGTAGCGAGGTCTTTGCCGATTGCACCGCCGGGCTGTTTGACGGCTTCCGTCTGGATGACGAAGGCCGGATCTGGACAAGTGCCCGCGACGGCATCCACTGCTATCACCCGGACGGCACCCTGCTCGGCAAGGTCAGAGTGCCTGAAAACACCGCCAACTGCGTGTTCGGCGGGCCCAAGCGAAACATCCTCTACATCTGCGCGACCAGTTCGCTTTATGCCGTTCGGCTGATGGTCAACGGCGCACGTCTCTACTGA
- a CDS encoding sugar ABC transporter substrate-binding protein, with amino-acid sequence MVKSLAGGIVAATAFFMLGSAAYADPEIVSGPAAEPECFAPWSADTKFFKFPKKDGPYRIALANGYIANTWRIQMVQTAKAYAAQPDVAAKLKEFKVVSTGEDVPAQISAINNFIDSGYDAIVVNAQNPTAFAPVIKRAKEAGVVLVAFDNILDTEDAINVNVDQKGLGQLWGDWLVKHLPDGGKVLEVRGVAGTSVDTDRHDGIHEKLQASGKKFEVVEVMGKWDDGVAQKVTADAIATSGPFDGITGQGGDTGIVQAMIDAKHPFVPFGGETENGFRKFCAAHAADGLKCSSAGTGPAQVAVAIKTAIAALEGQVVPQSVKLPLAIVEDPNFKEGQDYFQAESDNFFVGNSFPTCGINFSAQEIMKQSKDNQ; translated from the coding sequence ATGGTGAAGTCACTCGCTGGCGGCATCGTTGCCGCCACTGCCTTTTTCATGCTGGGATCTGCTGCCTATGCAGATCCGGAAATCGTTTCAGGGCCTGCAGCCGAGCCGGAATGTTTCGCGCCGTGGTCGGCGGACACGAAATTCTTCAAGTTCCCGAAAAAGGACGGCCCGTATCGCATAGCACTTGCCAACGGCTACATCGCCAACACCTGGCGTATCCAGATGGTGCAGACCGCCAAGGCCTATGCCGCTCAACCCGACGTCGCAGCCAAACTGAAGGAGTTCAAGGTCGTTTCGACGGGCGAGGATGTGCCGGCCCAGATCTCGGCGATCAACAACTTCATCGACTCCGGCTATGACGCGATCGTCGTCAATGCCCAGAATCCGACGGCGTTTGCGCCGGTCATCAAGCGGGCGAAGGAAGCTGGCGTGGTGCTGGTCGCCTTCGACAACATCCTCGACACCGAGGACGCCATCAACGTCAACGTCGACCAGAAGGGGCTCGGGCAATTGTGGGGCGACTGGCTCGTCAAACATCTGCCTGATGGCGGCAAGGTGCTTGAGGTGCGCGGTGTCGCCGGCACGTCTGTCGATACCGACAGGCACGACGGCATCCATGAGAAGCTCCAGGCGTCGGGCAAGAAGTTCGAGGTCGTCGAGGTCATGGGCAAATGGGACGACGGCGTCGCCCAGAAGGTGACTGCGGACGCAATCGCAACCAGCGGCCCCTTCGACGGCATTACCGGGCAGGGCGGCGACACCGGCATCGTTCAGGCGATGATCGATGCAAAGCACCCCTTCGTGCCTTTCGGCGGCGAAACCGAAAACGGATTTCGCAAGTTCTGTGCGGCACATGCCGCCGACGGCCTGAAATGCTCGTCGGCTGGAACCGGACCCGCGCAAGTGGCCGTCGCCATCAAGACGGCGATTGCCGCGCTCGAGGGTCAGGTGGTGCCGCAGTCGGTCAAATTGCCCTTGGCCATCGTCGAAGATCCGAACTTCAAGGAAGGCCAGGATTATTTCCAGGCGGAGTCCGACAATTTCTTCGTCGGCAATTCGTTCCCCACCTGCGGGATCAATTTCTCCGCCCAGGAGATCATGAAGCAGAGCAAGGATAACCAGTAG
- a CDS encoding sugar ABC transporter ATP-binding protein has translation MESGAPLFRMEGISKRYGGVRALENAELSVRTGAIHAVLGENGAGKSTLIKIMAGVVAADEGQMTLDGQPVTFASPAAANAAGIACVFQELSLIPELSVADNIVIFNPPTRFGMIDRKAQRRLAEEALARAGAADIHPLALVKDLPLSRQQIVEIAKALARKPRILILDEATSALTSADVSKVFAVLKRLRSEGLALVYISHRMNEIAELADDCTVFRNGSKVASYAAGTRSDSEVIEMMIGREYHSVYPPKPGPLAPAAPVLETRNLSWANRLHDISFSLRAGEIVGLGGLDGQGQRDLLLALFGVLRGLRGTVLVDGRAISIGSPAQARRHGIGMALIPEDRKTEGLMLPMTVRDNLSLASLDRLTRGGIIDRPKEESAIDRMMTLLSIKAGNIDAPVGALSGGNQQKVVIAKWLMRQPRIVLLNDPTRGIDVGTKQEIYQLLRRLADEGAAILFYSTDYAELIGCCDRVLVLYDGAVKRELAGPEITERALIASALNISSADPSHREPIQ, from the coding sequence ATGGAAAGCGGCGCACCGCTCTTTCGCATGGAAGGTATATCGAAACGCTACGGCGGGGTGCGGGCGCTTGAAAATGCCGAACTGTCCGTCAGGACCGGCGCCATTCACGCCGTTCTCGGCGAGAACGGTGCCGGAAAGTCGACGCTCATCAAGATCATGGCGGGCGTTGTCGCCGCCGACGAGGGGCAGATGACGCTCGATGGACAGCCCGTGACGTTTGCGTCACCGGCCGCCGCCAACGCCGCCGGCATCGCCTGCGTCTTCCAGGAGCTGTCGCTGATCCCGGAACTCAGCGTCGCCGACAACATCGTCATTTTTAATCCGCCGACCCGGTTCGGCATGATCGACCGCAAGGCCCAGCGGCGTCTGGCAGAAGAGGCGCTGGCGCGTGCCGGTGCGGCAGACATCCACCCTCTGGCGCTGGTCAAGGACCTGCCGCTGTCGCGCCAGCAGATCGTCGAGATCGCCAAGGCGCTCGCGCGCAAGCCACGCATCCTCATTCTCGACGAGGCAACGTCGGCACTGACATCGGCCGATGTTTCCAAGGTCTTTGCCGTGTTGAAGCGGCTGCGCTCTGAGGGGCTGGCGCTTGTCTACATCTCGCACCGGATGAACGAGATTGCGGAACTGGCAGACGATTGCACCGTGTTTCGAAACGGCAGCAAGGTTGCAAGCTACGCGGCAGGGACAAGGAGCGACAGCGAGGTCATCGAGATGATGATCGGTCGTGAATATCACAGCGTCTATCCACCCAAGCCGGGCCCGCTTGCACCAGCGGCACCCGTCCTTGAGACGCGAAATCTGTCCTGGGCGAACCGCCTTCACGACATCTCGTTTTCATTGCGTGCAGGCGAAATCGTCGGTCTCGGCGGGCTGGACGGGCAGGGACAGCGCGACCTCCTCCTGGCGCTGTTCGGGGTCTTGCGCGGGCTGCGCGGCACGGTTCTCGTCGACGGCAGAGCGATCAGCATCGGCAGCCCTGCGCAAGCGCGCCGGCACGGCATCGGCATGGCGCTCATTCCCGAGGACCGCAAGACCGAGGGGCTGATGCTGCCGATGACGGTGCGTGACAATCTCTCGCTCGCCTCTCTCGACCGGCTGACGCGTGGCGGGATCATCGATCGCCCCAAAGAAGAGAGCGCTATCGACCGGATGATGACGTTGCTCTCCATCAAGGCGGGCAACATTGACGCGCCGGTCGGGGCGCTTTCGGGCGGCAACCAGCAAAAGGTCGTCATTGCGAAGTGGCTGATGCGGCAGCCGCGCATCGTCCTTCTCAACGACCCCACGCGCGGCATTGACGTCGGCACCAAACAGGAGATCTACCAGCTCTTGCGGCGTCTGGCGGACGAAGGGGCGGCTATCCTCTTTTATTCGACCGACTATGCCGAACTCATCGGCTGCTGCGACCGGGTCCTCGTGCTCTATGACGGGGCGGTAAAACGGGAGTTGGCGGGCCCTGAGATAACGGAGCGCGCGCTGATTGCGAGCGCACTTAACATATCCTCCGCAGACCCAAGCCACCGGGAGCCCATCCAATGA
- a CDS encoding ABC transporter permease, with amino-acid sequence MNDWRYRLTEHRGTLAAVAIFVVMFIIYTANHPAGFTANVIQTAANKGVLLAFVAMAQTMVVITAGIDLSVGMIFLLTNCLASWLVVGSPLETAFGVVVVLGVGASCGAINGAIVIYGRLQPIVATIATGAVYFGFALLLRPFPGGSVNEGLADALTGRIFGVVPASLVALAAVVVVIWVPFSRSVYGRAAYAVGSSETAAYMSGMPIRRGKLLAYTLAGLVAALGGLFLTFFTYTGDAALASGNAYTLFSIAAVVLGGVSLFGGKGSAIGAVFGALAFRTIGDLLFVFDLDPLWQPLFQGLILLAAISLGALALFRVRNRLEWFL; translated from the coding sequence ATGAACGACTGGCGGTACCGACTGACGGAGCATCGGGGCACGCTGGCGGCGGTTGCGATTTTCGTGGTGATGTTCATCATCTACACAGCGAACCATCCGGCCGGCTTCACCGCCAACGTTATCCAGACGGCCGCCAACAAAGGCGTGCTGCTTGCCTTTGTCGCGATGGCTCAAACCATGGTGGTGATCACCGCCGGCATCGACCTCTCGGTCGGCATGATCTTCCTTCTCACCAACTGCCTGGCCTCGTGGCTGGTCGTTGGCTCGCCGCTTGAGACGGCCTTCGGCGTCGTGGTCGTCCTTGGCGTCGGGGCCTCCTGCGGCGCGATCAATGGCGCCATTGTCATTTATGGGCGGCTACAGCCGATCGTGGCGACGATCGCAACGGGGGCGGTCTATTTCGGCTTTGCCCTGTTGCTGCGGCCTTTTCCCGGCGGATCCGTCAACGAGGGGCTCGCGGATGCCCTGACCGGCCGGATTTTCGGGGTTGTGCCGGCGAGCCTCGTCGCGCTTGCAGCGGTAGTCGTCGTGATATGGGTGCCCTTCAGCCGGTCGGTCTATGGGCGTGCAGCCTATGCCGTGGGCTCCTCCGAGACGGCCGCCTACATGTCCGGCATGCCGATCCGCCGCGGCAAGTTGCTCGCCTACACGCTTGCGGGCCTGGTCGCCGCACTCGGGGGGCTGTTCCTCACCTTTTTTACCTATACCGGCGACGCAGCACTCGCCAGCGGCAACGCCTACACGCTGTTTTCGATCGCAGCCGTGGTGCTGGGGGGCGTTTCGCTGTTCGGCGGCAAGGGCAGCGCCATCGGCGCGGTCTTCGGTGCGCTGGCATTCCGCACGATCGGCGACCTGTTGTTCGTTTTCGATCTCGATCCACTCTGGCAACCGCTGTTCCAGGGACTGATCCTGTTGGCGGCCATCAGTCTCGGGGCCCTTGCGCTCTTCAGGGTGCGCAATAGATTGGAGTGGTTCCTGTGA
- a CDS encoding ABC transporter permease, which produces MTGATGRKSTFIRNLDPAVVTAFGCILLLLVLGSLYSRSFLSPEYLLQQLKVASFLGIIATGMMLVILLGQIDLSVPWTVATGAMMACAAAAYGPVGTALAIPFGVLCGIGIGLVNGVGVAYLRIPSMIVTLATNAVAQGVMVVYTGGFSPQDSATTAMRYLATGALVPGIPNVVFIWALIGAAMVFLLRRTGFGRAVYGIGNRERAAYLSGINTRRIVMIAFAASGGLSALGGVLLAGYASKAAQSMGDAYLLPAIAAVVLGGTSILGGKGSYLGTVAGVILITLLQSILSVTQMPEAGRQIIYGVVIILMLLLYGRAPASR; this is translated from the coding sequence ATGACTGGCGCAACCGGACGCAAATCGACCTTCATACGCAATCTCGACCCGGCGGTGGTCACTGCGTTCGGCTGCATCCTGCTGCTGCTTGTGCTCGGCAGCCTCTATTCGCGCAGCTTCCTGTCGCCGGAGTATCTGCTGCAGCAATTGAAGGTGGCGTCCTTCCTCGGCATCATCGCCACCGGCATGATGCTCGTCATCCTGCTCGGCCAGATCGATCTTTCGGTGCCGTGGACCGTTGCCACGGGCGCGATGATGGCTTGTGCGGCCGCGGCCTATGGTCCGGTCGGGACAGCGCTTGCCATTCCCTTCGGCGTCCTGTGCGGCATCGGCATCGGGCTCGTCAACGGCGTCGGGGTTGCCTACCTGCGCATCCCCTCGATGATCGTGACGCTGGCGACCAATGCCGTCGCCCAAGGGGTGATGGTGGTCTATACGGGCGGGTTCTCGCCGCAGGATTCCGCCACTACAGCCATGCGCTATCTCGCCACCGGCGCTCTGGTTCCCGGTATTCCGAACGTGGTTTTCATCTGGGCGTTGATCGGCGCGGCGATGGTCTTTCTTCTGCGCCGGACGGGCTTCGGGCGCGCGGTCTACGGCATCGGCAATCGCGAGCGTGCGGCCTATCTCTCCGGCATCAACACCCGCCGCATCGTCATGATTGCCTTTGCCGCCTCGGGCGGGCTTTCGGCCCTTGGCGGGGTGCTGCTCGCGGGCTATGCCTCTAAGGCCGCGCAATCCATGGGTGATGCCTATCTTCTTCCGGCCATTGCGGCGGTCGTCCTTGGAGGAACGTCAATCCTCGGCGGGAAGGGATCCTATCTCGGTACGGTCGCGGGCGTCATTCTGATCACGCTCCTGCAATCGATCCTTTCCGTTACGCAGATGCCCGAAGCCGGGCGCCAGATCATCTACGGTGTGGTGATTATCCTGATGCTACTGCTTTATGGTCGCGCGCCGGCGAGCCGGTAG
- a CDS encoding alpha/beta fold hydrolase has protein sequence MKARARFQVVLSLLILIGTIFEPLRAIADEARPVRIDVGGFSLNSVLLKPGKQTSLPPIVFIHGASASLYDPMYAFRGKLEGRATLLFVDRPGHGGSDVGGSENILPDGQADAIATLMARRGIPKAIIVSHSFGGAIAAALAVRHPERVVGLVFLSPAVYPWNGGVAWYYDAAAVPVSGALFSTLIAPPIGLLAIGSATRATFAPNKMPKHYLREARTLQALRPAAFRHNAQEVAALNDWTRTASRKYRNIRVPTVIITGDVDRIVSPNVHARHLARDIRGARLMVVHNLGHKSDYVASDLAVAAIEKISGRKVDLSAVARTIEARIAADGER, from the coding sequence ATGAAAGCGCGCGCAAGATTTCAGGTAGTCCTAAGCCTGCTGATTTTGATCGGGACCATTTTCGAGCCGCTCAGGGCGATCGCGGACGAGGCGCGCCCGGTTCGCATCGATGTCGGCGGCTTCAGTCTGAACAGCGTACTTCTTAAACCCGGCAAGCAGACGAGCCTGCCGCCGATCGTTTTCATCCACGGTGCCAGCGCCAGTCTTTACGACCCGATGTATGCCTTTCGCGGGAAGCTCGAAGGAAGAGCGACGCTTTTGTTCGTCGATCGGCCGGGACATGGCGGCTCGGATGTCGGCGGATCTGAAAACATACTGCCTGACGGACAGGCGGACGCCATTGCAACTCTTATGGCAAGGCGCGGGATCCCGAAGGCGATCATTGTCAGCCACTCCTTTGGCGGCGCGATCGCAGCGGCCCTTGCCGTGCGCCATCCCGAAAGGGTTGTCGGTCTCGTCTTCCTGTCGCCAGCCGTCTACCCCTGGAACGGCGGCGTCGCCTGGTATTATGACGCAGCAGCCGTTCCTGTGTCGGGTGCGCTCTTCAGCACTCTGATCGCCCCGCCAATCGGCCTTCTTGCGATCGGCAGCGCGACCCGCGCGACATTTGCGCCGAACAAAATGCCGAAACACTATCTGCGTGAAGCCCGGACACTGCAGGCCCTCAGGCCCGCAGCCTTCCGGCACAATGCCCAGGAAGTGGCGGCACTCAACGACTGGACCCGGACGGCAAGTCGGAAATACCGCAACATCAGGGTGCCGACGGTCATCATAACCGGCGACGTCGACAGGATTGTCTCACCCAATGTGCATGCACGGCACCTGGCCCGGGATATCCGCGGCGCGAGGCTTATGGTCGTGCACAATCTCGGGCACAAGTCGGACTATGTCGCAAGCGATCTGGCCGTCGCGGCGATCGAAAAGATCAGTGGCCGGAAAGTCGATCTGAGTGCCGTGGCAAGGACGATTGAAGCGCGGATCGCGGCAGATGGCGAGCGTTGA